The proteins below are encoded in one region of SAR324 cluster bacterium:
- the glmS gene encoding glutamine--fructose-6-phosphate transaminase (isomerizing): MCGISGMINAKNVAHPLYASIRNLEYRGYDSCGMALLDVGKIQTRKNTGGVEEVNQRERLTQLSGRLGIAHTRWATHGVVSRANAHPHLSTNEAFAVVHNGIFSNYQDLREELEVEGVPFCSQTDTEVFVQLLARHYERLQNTEHAFVAALEQMEGSFAIVMISVHEPDRLFCAKRDSPLILGLGEDSNYVGSDINAFLEYTRRAVILDDDEYVILTQESYQIRSLRDGQQVEEDILHIDWDAETTRKGGFAHYMLKEIFDEPQTLRQALKIPDEEIRKLAQKFVEAPQVYLVGVGTTFYVAQLGQYFFSQLTGRYFPAISSDEFIDIAGVQAQDLVLAVSQSGETYDTKMALNFARQRGAKTAAIVNVMGSSIGMQVGQVIMQGSGPEICVVSTKAAMAQTLILLRTAVETGRQQGTLDNQQVDSFLVAADRLPDLIQDTLNEQSGFLRNVARSTSWVPNWLFLGCGQYYPVAMESALKMKEVTYQHAEGMPAGFLKHGTLSMIEKSVHSLFFVPLPDQQDLHRRTLIAMEEIRTRGGTLAGFVFEGDRHAREVLDYAVELPTVHPWLAPLLQMTMAQLLSYYAALDLGRNIDKPRNLAKSVTVG; this comes from the coding sequence ATGTGCGGAATCAGTGGAATGATCAACGCAAAGAATGTGGCTCATCCTCTCTATGCCTCAATTCGCAATCTAGAGTACCGAGGATATGATTCGTGTGGAATGGCACTGCTGGATGTGGGCAAGATCCAGACTCGCAAGAACACCGGAGGGGTGGAAGAGGTCAATCAACGGGAACGTCTCACCCAACTCAGTGGGCGCCTTGGCATTGCCCATACGCGTTGGGCTACTCACGGAGTGGTCAGTCGGGCGAATGCCCACCCGCATCTCTCAACTAACGAGGCTTTTGCGGTTGTGCACAACGGTATCTTTTCAAACTATCAAGACTTGCGGGAGGAACTGGAAGTGGAAGGAGTACCGTTCTGTTCGCAGACGGATACAGAGGTATTTGTACAACTGTTGGCCCGTCACTATGAGCGATTACAAAATACTGAGCATGCATTTGTGGCGGCCCTGGAACAAATGGAAGGCTCTTTTGCAATTGTGATGATCTCAGTACATGAGCCGGATCGACTCTTCTGTGCTAAGCGTGATTCTCCTCTGATTTTAGGGTTGGGCGAAGACAGCAACTACGTTGGCTCGGATATCAATGCCTTTCTAGAGTATACCCGACGGGCGGTAATTCTGGATGATGACGAATATGTCATTCTGACGCAAGAGAGCTATCAGATTCGTAGCCTGCGTGACGGTCAGCAGGTCGAGGAAGATATCCTGCATATTGACTGGGATGCAGAGACAACCCGCAAGGGTGGGTTTGCCCACTACATGCTCAAAGAAATCTTTGATGAACCTCAGACCCTGCGTCAGGCGCTGAAGATTCCAGATGAGGAGATTCGAAAACTAGCTCAAAAATTTGTAGAAGCACCACAGGTGTATCTCGTTGGTGTGGGAACAACTTTCTATGTGGCACAGCTGGGACAGTATTTTTTCTCACAACTGACTGGGCGCTACTTCCCAGCCATCAGTTCTGATGAATTTATCGATATTGCTGGTGTGCAGGCACAAGATTTGGTACTGGCAGTCTCTCAGTCTGGAGAAACCTACGATACCAAGATGGCGCTTAATTTTGCTCGCCAGCGTGGTGCCAAGACAGCAGCAATCGTTAATGTGATGGGGTCCTCGATTGGGATGCAGGTCGGCCAGGTCATTATGCAGGGGTCTGGACCAGAAATTTGTGTGGTCTCCACCAAGGCCGCGATGGCACAGACCCTGATTTTACTCCGAACCGCTGTGGAAACTGGTCGCCAACAAGGTACTTTGGATAACCAGCAGGTCGATTCCTTCCTCGTTGCTGCGGATCGTCTGCCAGACCTGATTCAGGATACTTTGAACGAACAATCTGGCTTTTTGAGGAACGTTGCTCGCTCCACCAGTTGGGTTCCAAACTGGTTGTTTCTGGGATGTGGACAGTACTATCCGGTAGCGATGGAGTCGGCCTTGAAGATGAAGGAAGTAACCTACCAGCATGCGGAAGGGATGCCGGCAGGATTCCTCAAACATGGTACTCTTTCAATGATTGAGAAGTCAGTTCATTCGCTGTTTTTTGTACCACTCCCGGATCAGCAAGACTTGCATCGTAGAACACTGATTGCGATGGAGGAGATCCGAACCCGAGGAGGAACTTTGGCCGGTTTTGTTTTTGAAGGAGATCGGCATGCCCGTGAGGTTCTCGACTACGCAGTAGAACTGCCTACAGTTCATCCCTGGTTAGCGCCGCTACTCCAGATGACTATGGCTCAATTGCTTTCCTACTACGCAGCGCTTGATCTGGGGCGTAATATTGACAAACCTCGCAATCTGGCCAAGTCAGTGACGGTTGGATGA
- a CDS encoding sugar phosphate nucleotidyltransferase gives MKAVILAANYSPRLLPFTATRAKPMIRIAGRHILESILDGLHNAGVHEALVVVHHEQQALRDHFGDGSDFGMGLEYVEQPELLGIGHALSCCESYLKRQPFLLVYGDVLADGNPVPQLLRAFAETGREVALVTLPRNSNEYGNVYLDNEMKIRRFIEKPQGRMQSNYVFAGGFVLKPRIFDLLRQHDQSIEACYQYLVQNDGLQADLWEGTWIDVIYPWHILEANQMMMSAWRTAHIHQSARVAGNVQLEGPVVIERNVVIESGAVLKGPCFIGEGSYIGNNSLVRTFSAIGPNSVVGYGSELKNCVLFGKSDLGRLSFIGDSVIGEGVSLGTALTTVNHFSDGKNIVVSTANESVDSGLPKLGAFIGDGVRIGARQTLAPATIVPAGSFIEDNISLRGWVPDNQKES, from the coding sequence ATGAAAGCGGTGATTCTGGCTGCGAACTACAGTCCACGGTTGCTGCCGTTTACAGCGACTCGTGCCAAGCCAATGATTCGGATTGCAGGCCGCCACATCTTGGAGAGTATTCTTGATGGGCTGCATAACGCTGGAGTTCATGAGGCCTTAGTCGTAGTACACCATGAACAGCAGGCTCTACGAGATCATTTTGGGGATGGAAGTGACTTCGGAATGGGTCTCGAATACGTGGAACAGCCAGAACTACTAGGTATTGGTCATGCGCTCTCCTGCTGTGAATCTTACCTGAAGCGACAGCCTTTTCTACTGGTCTATGGAGATGTGCTGGCGGATGGAAATCCTGTTCCCCAACTACTGCGAGCTTTCGCTGAAACAGGCCGAGAGGTTGCGTTGGTGACCCTGCCTCGCAATTCTAATGAATACGGTAACGTCTATCTAGACAATGAGATGAAGATCCGCCGCTTCATTGAGAAGCCCCAGGGACGCATGCAAAGTAATTATGTCTTTGCCGGTGGATTTGTTCTAAAACCGAGAATCTTTGACCTGCTGCGCCAGCATGATCAAAGCATTGAAGCGTGTTACCAATATCTGGTTCAGAATGATGGCTTGCAGGCGGATCTCTGGGAGGGCACCTGGATTGATGTGATCTACCCGTGGCACATCTTGGAAGCAAATCAGATGATGATGAGTGCCTGGCGCACAGCGCATATTCACCAGAGTGCCAGAGTGGCTGGTAACGTTCAGTTGGAAGGGCCGGTGGTGATCGAGCGAAATGTTGTGATTGAGAGTGGTGCAGTACTCAAGGGTCCGTGCTTCATTGGAGAAGGCTCTTACATTGGAAATAATTCGTTGGTACGAACCTTCAGCGCCATCGGCCCAAACTCAGTAGTCGGTTATGGCTCAGAGCTCAAGAACTGCGTACTTTTTGGAAAGTCTGACCTGGGACGCCTTTCTTTCATTGGGGATAGCGTGATCGGGGAGGGGGTTTCGCTTGGTACAGCGCTGACCACGGTGAATCATTTTTCAGATGGAAAAAATATCGTGGTCTCTACTGCCAACGAATCCGTTGATTCTGGCTTGCCCAAACTTGGAGCGTTCATTGGAGATGGAGTACGCATTGGTGCCCGACAAACACTGGCGCCCGCAACGATAGTTCCAGCAGGTAGCTTCATCGAAGATAATATTTCCCTACGTGGCTGGGTTCCTGATAATCAGAAGGAGTCCTGA
- the cmk gene encoding (d)CMP kinase: MAFVIVVLDGPTGVGKSTLARQLAERNQLLYVNTGSMFRCLAWKWNRLDKPENEEALQELGEQTQIVLEADGRVFCDGEEISSAIRTEEVSALASQVSRFVPIRHALKFQQRQLVEQAKIGGVYRGAVLEGRDIGTVVLPQADCKFFVEASPETRARRRFAELQAKDPSVRFEEVLEALKQRDEQDRNRSEAPLCKAADAILVDTSNLNVEQVLSVLEQHLLPFLLAESS, from the coding sequence ATGGCTTTTGTGATTGTGGTGCTAGATGGTCCCACAGGAGTTGGTAAGAGTACGCTGGCGCGTCAATTGGCTGAACGCAATCAGTTGCTCTATGTCAACACCGGTTCAATGTTTCGTTGCTTGGCTTGGAAGTGGAACCGTCTAGACAAGCCAGAAAACGAGGAGGCATTGCAGGAGCTTGGTGAACAAACGCAGATTGTGCTGGAAGCAGATGGACGAGTGTTTTGTGATGGTGAAGAGATTAGCTCTGCGATTCGTACCGAGGAGGTTTCAGCACTAGCCTCTCAGGTGAGCCGCTTTGTACCGATTCGGCACGCACTCAAGTTTCAGCAGCGTCAGCTGGTAGAGCAAGCAAAAATTGGAGGTGTCTACCGAGGGGCTGTGCTAGAAGGACGTGACATTGGTACCGTCGTTTTGCCACAGGCCGATTGTAAGTTTTTCGTTGAAGCCAGTCCAGAGACCCGAGCACGTCGACGCTTTGCCGAATTGCAGGCCAAGGATCCCAGTGTTCGTTTCGAGGAGGTCTTGGAGGCCCTGAAGCAACGAGATGAGCAGGATCGTAATCGTAGTGAAGCCCCTCTGTGTAAAGCAGCTGATGCAATCTTGGTGGATACGAGTAATTTGAATGTTGAGCAGGTGTTGTCTGTGCTGGAGCAGCATCTGCTACCTTTCCTTCTTGCGGAGTCTTCATGA
- the mnmH gene encoding tRNA 2-selenouridine(34) synthase MnmH, with product MTEVSPGQFLQGPCPSLALSELPFLTPPPLFDVRTAEEYTQGHIPGALNQALFDHFERSTIGTLYKQVSPESAMAAGLRYVEPRVQQLVESFQPWQKQPLIVYCARGGMRSVSVVRLLNSKGFTAQQLRGGYKHYRQHVLQALEQWSPSLIVLHGPTGVGKTLLLKQLPDHLDLEDLAQHRSSLFGGIHRHPRTQRQFEGLLHQAKLALPTDRSFFIEGESRKVGPVFIPTPLAKAMQKGQKVLLHASLETRIDRTLADYLVEDEATVAEVDQILQSLRMALGRQLVDHLRDCLRQNRLRELVAILLNDYYDPRYYNSMKNYHYAAEFSAENLDQTVDDLRKFRDDVAAASG from the coding sequence GTGACTGAGGTTTCTCCAGGGCAGTTTCTGCAGGGACCATGTCCATCTCTTGCCCTGTCGGAACTGCCGTTTCTCACTCCTCCGCCTCTGTTTGATGTTCGTACCGCTGAAGAATACACCCAGGGACACATCCCTGGGGCTCTCAATCAAGCGCTGTTTGACCATTTTGAACGATCTACGATCGGGACACTTTACAAGCAAGTCAGTCCAGAGTCTGCGATGGCTGCAGGGCTGCGCTATGTCGAGCCGCGTGTGCAGCAATTGGTGGAAAGTTTTCAGCCCTGGCAGAAACAACCACTGATCGTTTACTGTGCTCGTGGTGGAATGCGGTCAGTTTCTGTAGTGCGTCTGCTCAACAGCAAAGGTTTCACTGCGCAACAATTGCGAGGTGGCTACAAACACTATCGCCAACATGTTCTGCAAGCTCTTGAACAGTGGTCGCCATCCCTGATCGTGCTACACGGTCCCACCGGGGTGGGCAAGACGCTATTGTTGAAACAGCTGCCAGATCATCTGGACCTGGAAGACTTGGCACAGCACCGGAGTTCGTTGTTTGGTGGCATCCACCGGCATCCACGAACTCAGCGGCAATTTGAGGGACTACTGCACCAGGCAAAGCTTGCTCTCCCAACGGATCGCTCATTTTTCATCGAAGGAGAGAGCCGCAAGGTCGGTCCGGTGTTCATCCCAACACCGCTGGCCAAGGCAATGCAGAAAGGTCAGAAAGTCCTGCTGCATGCTTCGCTAGAAACACGAATCGATAGGACTCTAGCGGATTACCTTGTTGAAGATGAGGCAACGGTTGCAGAAGTTGACCAGATCTTGCAGTCCCTGCGCATGGCATTAGGTCGGCAGCTGGTGGATCATCTGCGCGACTGTTTGCGGCAAAATCGGTTGCGTGAGTTGGTAGCGATCTTATTGAACGACTACTATGACCCGCGTTACTATAATTCAATGAAAAACTATCACTACGCGGCTGAGTTCTCGGCAGAAAATCTGGATCAAACCGTAGACGATCTACGGAAATTTCGAGATGACGTCGCGGCAGCGTCCGGATGA